In one window of Nocardioides panacisoli DNA:
- a CDS encoding SDR family NAD(P)-dependent oxidoreductase, giving the protein MTRRVLVTEAGEFLGPGVVPRFRAEGEDVVALEEPLRSREEAHAVVAEHGPFDVVVANLEVPITVAPAAEHDDATLRQLFERLVHPLFWLVDACVPAMRDAGGGAIVVPTSATALRAAGNPITGYQTARAAQVAFVEGVARELAPDGIRVNGIAPNYIENPSYFPPETVADPDFRAAVRRDVPARRLGRPEEAAAAVWWLASPEASYVHGAIIPTDGGWRLG; this is encoded by the coding sequence GTGACGCGCCGGGTCCTCGTCACCGAGGCCGGGGAGTTCCTCGGGCCCGGGGTGGTGCCGCGCTTCCGTGCGGAGGGTGAGGACGTGGTCGCGCTCGAGGAGCCGCTGCGCTCGCGCGAGGAGGCGCACGCCGTGGTCGCCGAGCACGGCCCCTTCGACGTGGTGGTGGCCAACCTCGAGGTCCCGATCACCGTCGCACCCGCCGCCGAGCACGACGACGCGACCCTGCGGCAGCTCTTCGAACGACTGGTGCACCCGCTGTTCTGGTTGGTGGATGCGTGCGTGCCCGCGATGCGCGACGCCGGCGGGGGCGCGATCGTCGTCCCGACCTCGGCGACCGCACTGCGCGCGGCGGGCAACCCGATCACGGGCTACCAGACGGCCCGCGCCGCGCAGGTCGCCTTCGTGGAGGGCGTCGCCCGCGAGCTGGCCCCCGACGGGATCCGGGTCAACGGGATCGCCCCGAACTACATCGAGAACCCCTCCTACTTCCCGCCCGAGACGGTCGCCGACCCGGACTTCCGGGCTGCGGTACGCCGGGACGTGCCCGCCCGGCGGCTGGGGCGACCCGAGGAGGCCGCGGCCGCGGTGTGGTGGCTCGCCTCCCCCGAGGCGTCCTACGTCCACGGGGCGATCATCCCGACCGACGGTGGCTGGCGCCTGGGCTGA
- a CDS encoding peptidoglycan DD-metalloendopeptidase family protein, which produces MLALVVASALFVVPAALADDDDDLERWKNKVEKKIEGAEHDLHRSSKKVQRLNGKLSKAEGRLRASRSRLDNVRTQLHQARAKSDRVTAQLRQAEQRLEQVSAELEQAREEVSVQRGEVRTTVTDLATDGDPRVEALTSMLDSGSLEELMIKRTAGELVVNTQFRSLEDLEAAEEAMTERKQQVKQARNAVASKKRQADRLVSRKRDLVGEAATVKKRVRSLVTSTAKARKWAETARNHDRIALQRLQKRERSIRRKILAARGANGRFRGNPDGYLRRPSNGAISSPFGYRTHPIYGYRGLHNGTDFAASCGSPLYAGSDGKVVHAYYDQVYGYRLYLDIGRVNGNRITLVYNHMRGLRASAGATFARGDVVGRVGTTGWSTGCHLHFTVLRNGKPVDPMGYL; this is translated from the coding sequence GAGGGCGCGGAGCACGACCTGCACCGCTCGAGCAAGAAGGTCCAGCGCCTCAACGGCAAGCTCAGCAAGGCCGAGGGGCGGCTCAGGGCCTCCCGGTCACGACTGGACAACGTCCGGACGCAGCTGCACCAGGCCCGTGCGAAGTCCGACCGCGTGACCGCCCAGCTCCGGCAGGCCGAGCAGCGGCTGGAGCAGGTCTCCGCGGAGCTGGAGCAGGCACGCGAGGAGGTCAGCGTGCAGCGCGGGGAGGTCCGTACGACGGTCACCGACCTCGCCACCGACGGCGACCCCCGCGTGGAGGCGCTCACGTCGATGCTCGACAGCGGCTCGCTCGAGGAGCTGATGATCAAGCGCACCGCCGGCGAGCTGGTCGTCAACACCCAGTTCCGCTCCCTGGAGGACCTCGAGGCCGCCGAGGAGGCGATGACCGAGCGCAAGCAGCAGGTGAAGCAGGCGCGCAACGCGGTCGCGTCGAAGAAGCGGCAGGCCGACCGGCTCGTCAGCCGCAAGCGTGACCTCGTGGGCGAGGCCGCCACGGTCAAGAAGCGCGTCCGCTCCCTGGTGACCTCCACCGCCAAGGCTCGCAAGTGGGCCGAGACGGCCCGCAACCACGACCGGATCGCCCTGCAGCGCCTGCAGAAGCGCGAGCGCTCGATCCGCCGCAAGATCCTCGCCGCCCGTGGCGCCAACGGTCGCTTCCGCGGCAACCCCGACGGCTACCTCCGCCGGCCCAGCAACGGTGCGATCAGCTCGCCGTTCGGCTATCGGACCCACCCGATCTACGGCTACCGCGGCCTGCACAACGGCACGGACTTCGCCGCCAGCTGTGGCTCCCCGCTTTACGCCGGCTCGGACGGCAAGGTCGTCCACGCCTACTACGACCAGGTCTACGGCTACCGCCTCTACCTGGACATCGGACGGGTCAACGGCAACCGGATCACGCTGGTCTACAACCACATGCGGGGTCTCCGCGCCAGCGCCGGTGCGACGTTCGCCCGCGGCGACGTCGTCGGTCGCGTCGGGACCACGGGCTGGTCCACGGGCTGCCACCTCCACTTCACGGTGCTGCGCAACGGCAAGCCGGTCGACCCGATGGGCTATCTCTGA
- a CDS encoding TetR/AcrR family transcriptional regulator — protein MAKSVSKLKPRVPSVPSVHGGGTKRRLVDVAETLFTDNGYAGTSLDAIVAGAKVTKGAFYHHFGGKAALFETVFERVEADAAKRIQRSLRDPRDPWDKARTGLRAFLDVVQEPRYRRIVIQEGPSVLGYERYREMEERSTYPNIVEIVRAVLEAGSWTLDGPMLDTFARIFFGAMSSAGESVTTAEDPEEAAQRVEDAIGLLLSGVQLMVESGDGLAAVFPTRGGE, from the coding sequence ATGGCGAAGTCGGTCTCCAAGCTCAAGCCCCGGGTGCCCAGCGTGCCCTCGGTCCACGGCGGCGGCACGAAGCGCCGACTCGTCGACGTCGCCGAGACCCTCTTCACCGACAACGGGTACGCCGGCACCTCGCTCGACGCGATCGTGGCCGGCGCCAAGGTCACCAAGGGCGCCTTCTACCACCACTTCGGCGGCAAGGCCGCGCTCTTCGAGACCGTCTTCGAGCGGGTCGAGGCCGACGCGGCCAAGCGGATCCAGCGCTCGCTGCGCGACCCCCGTGACCCGTGGGACAAGGCCCGCACCGGGCTGCGGGCGTTCCTCGACGTGGTGCAGGAGCCGCGCTACCGGCGCATCGTGATCCAGGAGGGCCCGTCGGTGCTGGGTTATGAGCGCTACCGCGAGATGGAGGAGCGTTCGACCTACCCCAACATCGTCGAGATCGTGCGCGCCGTTCTCGAGGCCGGCTCGTGGACGCTGGACGGCCCGATGCTCGACACCTTCGCCCGGATCTTCTTCGGCGCGATGTCCTCGGCCGGCGAGTCCGTCACCACCGCCGAGGACCCGGAGGAGGCAGCCCAACGCGTCGAGGACGCGATCGGGCTGCTCCTCTCGGGCGTGCAGCTGATGGTCGAGAGCGGGGACGGCCTGGCGGCCGTCTTCCCCACCCGCGGGGGCGAGTGA
- a CDS encoding cation:proton antiporter, whose product MSAVLVLAVGVAAYALVSQRTARLPITAPMVFVALGALTAALGIVDVPVAGEATSVLIEATLVLVLFSDAVSVDLRTLRRNAWLPLRLLAIGLPLVLGLGWLVATWVLPSLTLVEAALLAALLTPTDAALGQAVVTDRRLPERLREGISVESGLNDGIMVPVVTVLLAFAVRDEEGASAGSAVRLAAEQVGYGVAAGVGFGLLGGHLLHRGSLRREVSGVYRQLGTLAVPVAAYAAAHLAGGNGFIAAFVAGLSFGAMTCAQCRDTADVTTDDGVLLTTIAFFVFGAAFLAPALGKVTPAHLLYVVLSLTVVRMLPVGLALLGTPTTRQTRVFIGWFGPRGLATILFILLLTQELDTAGAEVVATVATVAVGVSVLLHGATAAPWAGHLAAGLAGEGPQPTAARASHRVHRRADRSVDAPHP is encoded by the coding sequence ATGAGTGCCGTGCTGGTCCTCGCCGTCGGGGTGGCGGCGTACGCCCTGGTCTCGCAGCGCACCGCGCGGCTGCCGATCACCGCGCCGATGGTCTTCGTCGCCCTCGGCGCACTCACTGCCGCGTTGGGGATCGTCGACGTGCCGGTCGCTGGCGAGGCCACCTCGGTCCTCATCGAGGCGACGCTCGTGCTGGTCCTCTTCAGCGACGCGGTCTCGGTCGACCTGCGCACCCTACGGCGCAACGCATGGCTCCCGCTGCGGCTGCTGGCCATCGGGCTCCCGCTCGTGCTCGGCCTGGGGTGGCTGGTCGCGACCTGGGTGCTGCCCTCGCTCACCCTCGTCGAGGCCGCCCTGCTGGCCGCGCTCCTCACGCCCACCGACGCCGCGCTCGGGCAGGCGGTGGTCACCGACCGGCGACTCCCCGAACGGCTCCGCGAGGGCATCAGCGTCGAGAGCGGCCTCAACGACGGGATCATGGTGCCGGTCGTGACGGTGCTGCTCGCCTTCGCCGTCCGCGACGAGGAGGGCGCCTCGGCCGGCTCCGCGGTGCGGCTCGCGGCCGAGCAGGTCGGGTACGGCGTCGCCGCCGGCGTCGGGTTCGGCCTCCTCGGCGGCCACCTGCTCCACCGTGGCTCGCTGCGGCGCGAGGTCTCCGGCGTCTACCGGCAGCTCGGCACGCTCGCCGTGCCGGTGGCGGCGTACGCCGCGGCCCACCTGGCCGGGGGCAACGGCTTCATCGCCGCGTTCGTGGCCGGGCTGTCCTTCGGTGCGATGACCTGCGCGCAGTGCCGCGACACCGCCGACGTCACCACCGACGACGGCGTGCTGCTGACGACGATCGCGTTCTTCGTCTTCGGGGCCGCCTTCCTGGCGCCCGCGCTGGGCAAGGTCACGCCCGCCCACCTGCTCTACGTCGTCCTGAGCCTGACTGTGGTGCGGATGCTGCCGGTCGGCCTCGCACTGCTCGGCACGCCCACGACCCGGCAGACGCGGGTCTTCATCGGCTGGTTCGGGCCCCGGGGGCTGGCGACGATCCTGTTCATCCTGCTCCTCACCCAGGAGCTGGACACCGCCGGCGCCGAGGTCGTGGCCACGGTCGCCACCGTCGCGGTGGGCGTCAGCGTCCTCCTGCACGGCGCGACCGCCGCCCCGTGGGCCGGCCACCTCGCCGCCGGCCTGGCGGGGGAGGGCCCGCAGCCGACCGCTGCTCGGGCCAGCCACCGCGTGCACCGACGCGCCGATCGCAGCGTGGACGCGCCACACCCGTGA
- a CDS encoding DUF3048 domain-containing protein, whose product MRRHAFVRTTVATATLAFALAACGGEEPEESSPEPAESSAPAEPETWPLTGLEADGSVAKDRPPLVVKYDNTASSAPQVGLGRADLVVEELVEGGYTRLAAFFYSKVPQEVGPVRSMRTSDIGIVSPVGAEIVTSGGAARTVGAIKNAGITFHSEGSPGFGRDSGRAAPYNLMTNLAETAKATEDGTEDTPPDYLAWGDAADLPQGKPASSIQASFGSRVTEWQFRGGKYRNTNSYAAEDDRFVADTVLALKVQIGDAGYLDPAGSFVPETKFEGQGKAVLFHDGRAIQATWSKDALDGEVTLSTSEGDLAVPPGRTWIELVPANDAAGKLRPGDITFQK is encoded by the coding sequence ATGCGCCGCCACGCCTTCGTCCGTACGACGGTCGCCACCGCGACCCTGGCCTTCGCCCTCGCCGCCTGCGGTGGTGAGGAGCCCGAGGAGAGCAGTCCCGAGCCTGCCGAGTCCTCGGCGCCGGCCGAGCCCGAGACCTGGCCGCTGACCGGTCTCGAGGCCGACGGCTCGGTCGCCAAGGACCGCCCGCCGCTGGTGGTGAAGTACGACAACACCGCCAGCAGCGCCCCCCAGGTCGGCCTGGGGCGGGCGGACCTCGTGGTCGAGGAGCTCGTCGAGGGTGGCTACACCCGGCTGGCGGCGTTCTTCTACTCCAAGGTGCCCCAGGAGGTCGGGCCGGTGCGGTCGATGCGCACCAGCGACATCGGCATCGTCTCGCCGGTCGGTGCCGAGATCGTCACCAGTGGTGGCGCGGCCCGCACCGTCGGCGCGATCAAGAACGCCGGCATCACCTTCCACTCCGAGGGCTCGCCCGGCTTCGGGCGCGACAGCGGGCGGGCGGCGCCGTACAACCTGATGACGAACCTCGCCGAGACGGCCAAGGCGACCGAGGACGGCACCGAGGACACCCCGCCGGACTACCTCGCATGGGGCGACGCGGCCGACCTGCCGCAGGGCAAGCCGGCCTCCTCGATCCAGGCCAGCTTCGGCAGCCGGGTCACCGAGTGGCAGTTCCGCGGCGGCAAGTACCGCAACACCAACTCCTACGCCGCCGAGGACGACCGGTTCGTCGCCGACACCGTGCTGGCGCTGAAGGTGCAGATCGGCGACGCCGGCTACCTCGACCCCGCGGGCAGCTTCGTGCCCGAGACCAAGTTCGAGGGCCAGGGCAAGGCGGTGCTCTTCCACGACGGCCGCGCCATCCAGGCGACCTGGAGCAAGGACGCCCTGGACGGCGAGGTGACCCTGAGTACGTCGGAGGGCGACCTCGCGGTGCCGCCCGGTCGGACCTGGATCGAGCTCGTGCCGGCCAACGACGCCGCGGGCAAGCTGCGGCCCGGCGACATCACCTTCCAGAAGTAG
- a CDS encoding SDR family NAD(P)-dependent oxidoreductase: protein MGRFDGRVVVISGAARGIGFGTATKFAEEGASVAIVDLDEAAASEAAAKLPVTGDAKAIGVGADVADGASVDAAIERVVSELGGIHVLVNNAGITRDNLMFKMSEDDWDLVINVHLKGAFLMTKAAQKHFTEQKYGKVVNTSSISALGNRGQVNYSSAKMGLQGFTKTLGIELGPFGINVNAVAPGFIATEMTDATAARLKMDVEEFRQLNAEANPVKRVGFPEDIAAAVLFLASDEASYITGQTLYVDGGASLSRLS from the coding sequence ATGGGTCGTTTCGACGGACGCGTCGTCGTCATCTCCGGTGCCGCCCGCGGCATCGGGTTCGGCACTGCCACCAAGTTCGCCGAGGAGGGCGCTTCCGTCGCGATCGTCGACCTCGACGAGGCCGCCGCCAGCGAGGCCGCCGCCAAGCTGCCGGTCACCGGTGACGCGAAGGCGATCGGCGTCGGCGCCGACGTCGCCGACGGGGCCTCCGTCGACGCCGCGATCGAGCGCGTCGTCAGCGAGCTCGGTGGCATCCACGTGCTGGTCAACAACGCCGGCATCACCCGCGACAACCTGATGTTCAAGATGTCCGAGGACGACTGGGACCTGGTCATCAACGTCCACCTCAAGGGCGCCTTCCTGATGACCAAGGCCGCACAGAAGCACTTCACCGAGCAGAAGTACGGCAAGGTCGTCAACACCTCCTCCATCTCCGCCCTGGGCAACCGCGGGCAGGTCAACTACTCCTCGGCCAAGATGGGCCTGCAGGGCTTCACCAAGACCCTGGGCATCGAGCTCGGCCCCTTCGGCATCAACGTCAACGCCGTCGCGCCGGGCTTCATCGCCACCGAGATGACCGACGCCACCGCGGCCCGGCTGAAGATGGACGTCGAGGAGTTCCGCCAACTCAACGCCGAGGCCAACCCGGTCAAGCGGGTCGGCTTCCCCGAGGACATCGCCGCGGCCGTGCTCTTCCTGGCCAGCGACGAGGCCTCCTACATCACCGGCCAGACGCTGTACGTCGACGGTGGCGCCTCCCTCTCGCGGTTGAGCTGA
- a CDS encoding HIT family protein, with amino-acid sequence MAECVFCAIAAGDAPADVVLDEPDLLAFLDRRPLFKGHVLLVPRHHVETLPDLPAGQRDGFLAAGQGLATAMIEALGAQGSFCAINNTVSQSVPHLHLHVVPRTKGDGLRGFFWPRRRYADGEAASYAARLRDAYRPGDPA; translated from the coding sequence ATGGCCGAGTGCGTCTTCTGTGCGATCGCGGCGGGCGACGCCCCGGCCGACGTCGTCCTCGACGAGCCCGACCTGCTCGCCTTCCTCGACCGCCGGCCGCTGTTCAAGGGCCACGTCCTGCTCGTCCCGCGGCACCACGTCGAGACGCTGCCCGACCTCCCCGCCGGCCAGCGCGACGGCTTCCTCGCCGCCGGGCAGGGCCTCGCGACCGCGATGATCGAGGCGTTGGGGGCACAGGGCAGCTTCTGCGCGATCAACAACACCGTCAGCCAGTCGGTGCCGCACCTGCACCTGCACGTCGTGCCGCGCACCAAGGGCGACGGGCTGCGCGGCTTCTTCTGGCCCCGGCGCAGGTACGCCGACGGCGAGGCCGCCTCCTACGCCGCCCGGCTCCGCGACGCCTACCGGCCGGGGGACCCGGCATGA
- a CDS encoding NAD(P)H-binding protein: MRIAIVGGHGKIALQLHPLLAAAGHTPVALVRSAEYRAELEELGAEARLLDLEQEEAPAYAAAFGGCEAVVFTAGAGADGNKDRKQTVDLEGSLKSMDGAHLAGIRRFVQVSAINVDQPVPEDAGEVWAAYVAAKRDADIAVRRSDLDWTIIRPGRLTDEPGTGRVALGPDVERAEVPRADVAAVLAAVLEDDRTIHHQWNLVSGEDTITDAIAARA, translated from the coding sequence GTGCGTATCGCGATCGTCGGCGGTCACGGAAAGATCGCCCTGCAGTTGCATCCGTTGTTGGCCGCGGCCGGGCACACCCCGGTCGCCCTGGTCCGCAGTGCCGAGTACCGCGCCGAGCTCGAGGAGCTCGGCGCCGAGGCGCGGCTGCTGGACCTCGAGCAGGAGGAGGCCCCGGCGTACGCCGCCGCCTTCGGAGGCTGCGAGGCCGTGGTGTTCACCGCCGGCGCGGGCGCGGACGGCAACAAGGACCGCAAGCAGACCGTGGACCTCGAGGGCTCGCTGAAGTCGATGGACGGCGCCCACCTGGCCGGGATCCGTCGCTTCGTGCAGGTCTCGGCGATCAACGTCGACCAGCCCGTGCCCGAGGACGCGGGCGAGGTGTGGGCGGCGTACGTCGCCGCCAAGCGTGACGCGGACATCGCCGTACGACGCAGCGACCTGGACTGGACGATCATCCGGCCCGGACGCCTCACCGACGAGCCCGGCACCGGCAGGGTGGCGCTGGGTCCCGACGTGGAGCGGGCCGAGGTGCCGCGTGCCGACGTGGCCGCGGTGCTGGCAGCGGTGCTCGAGGACGACCGGACCATCCACCACCAGTGGAACCTGGTCTCGGGCGAGGACACGATCACCGACGCGATCGCTGCCCGGGCGTGA
- a CDS encoding DUF3039 domain-containing protein produces MSTIGFSAGSDTLEDRRTVPTDNGDHERFSHYVEKDKLTDAMVNGTAVRALCGKMWVPSRAPEKFPVCPTCKEIWEGFPDDSGDDDSPAE; encoded by the coding sequence GTGAGCACCATCGGCTTCTCCGCAGGCAGCGACACCCTCGAGGATCGCCGCACCGTCCCCACCGACAACGGGGACCACGAGCGGTTCTCCCACTACGTCGAGAAGGACAAGCTCACCGACGCGATGGTCAACGGCACCGCCGTGCGTGCCCTCTGCGGCAAGATGTGGGTGCCCAGCCGTGCTCCGGAGAAGTTCCCGGTCTGCCCGACCTGCAAGGAGATCTGGGAAGGCTTCCCTGACGACTCCGGCGACGACGACTCGCCCGCGGAGTGA
- a CDS encoding YqgE/AlgH family protein, which translates to MSRTPGNPGDPGHAGDADDPLGPEWPEGPAEPVAPAPGVLLLATPALVDPNFADTVVLLLDVNEEGALGVVINRPSALPVSEVLGEWGEVVEEPEVLFQGGPVSTDGAIAVALATHGADSAGFRPVDHDLGVLDLDTPRELVNGSVERLRIFAGYAGWDGGQLESEIAEGSWYVVPGHPEDAFVLDTAGLWRAVMRRQPGGLALHATRPADPDLN; encoded by the coding sequence GTGAGCAGGACCCCTGGCAACCCTGGCGACCCCGGCCACGCTGGCGACGCCGACGACCCGCTCGGCCCCGAGTGGCCCGAGGGCCCGGCCGAGCCCGTCGCGCCGGCGCCCGGCGTGCTGCTGCTCGCCACCCCCGCACTGGTGGACCCCAACTTCGCCGACACGGTCGTGCTCCTCCTCGACGTCAACGAGGAGGGCGCGCTCGGGGTGGTCATCAACCGGCCCAGCGCCCTCCCCGTCTCGGAGGTCCTGGGGGAGTGGGGCGAGGTCGTGGAGGAGCCCGAGGTGCTCTTCCAGGGCGGCCCGGTCTCCACCGACGGCGCCATCGCGGTCGCCCTCGCCACCCACGGCGCGGACTCGGCCGGCTTCCGTCCCGTCGACCACGACCTGGGCGTCCTGGACCTCGACACGCCCCGCGAGCTGGTCAACGGCTCCGTCGAGCGCCTGCGCATCTTCGCCGGGTACGCCGGCTGGGACGGCGGGCAGCTCGAGTCCGAGATCGCCGAGGGCAGCTGGTACGTCGTCCCTGGCCACCCCGAGGACGCCTTCGTCCTCGACACCGCCGGCCTGTGGCGGGCCGTGATGCGTCGCCAGCCCGGCGGCCTCGCCCTGCACGCCACGCGTCCGGCCGACCCCGACCTCAACTGA
- the smpB gene encoding SsrA-binding protein SmpB, which translates to MAKKSGKKRAPQDTGDGRQMIASNRRARHDFHISDTYEAGLVLQGTEVKSLRMGRASLADGFVDIERGEAWLHNVHIPEYSQGTWTNHAARRKRKLLLHRLEIDKIERHVNAKGFTVVPLSLYFVKGRAKIELGLAKGKQTWDKRQTIAKREADREKQAELGRHLKGMD; encoded by the coding sequence ATGGCCAAGAAGTCGGGCAAGAAGCGCGCGCCCCAGGACACGGGGGACGGGCGGCAGATGATCGCGTCCAACCGCAGGGCGCGCCACGACTTCCACATCTCCGACACCTACGAGGCCGGCCTGGTGCTGCAGGGCACCGAGGTGAAGTCGCTGCGGATGGGTCGCGCGTCGCTCGCCGACGGCTTCGTCGACATCGAGCGCGGGGAGGCGTGGCTGCACAACGTCCACATCCCCGAGTACAGCCAGGGCACGTGGACGAACCACGCCGCCCGCCGCAAGCGCAAGCTGCTGCTGCACCGGCTGGAGATCGACAAGATCGAGCGCCACGTCAACGCCAAGGGCTTCACGGTGGTGCCGCTCTCGCTGTACTTCGTCAAGGGACGCGCCAAGATCGAGCTCGGCCTGGCCAAGGGCAAGCAGACCTGGGACAAGCGCCAGACGATCGCCAAGCGCGAGGCCGACCGGGAGAAGCAGGCCGAGCTGGGCCGTCACCTCAAGGGCATGGACTGA
- a CDS encoding glycerophosphodiester phosphodiesterase: MTTSRTPAPALHRPRRARILAGLTALAALLATPVLVGTTPAHADPSTTGRAHAGHGDPLVIAHRGASGYRPEHTLAAYELAIEMGADHIEPDLVPTKDGVLVARHENEIGGTTDVADRPEFADRRTTKTIDGRSVTGWFTEDFTLAELKTLRAVERLPGVRPDSAAYDGRFQVPTFEEVLDLVQRVEAETGRVVGLAPETKHPTYFDRLGLSPEEPLVATLHAHGLRTKKDPVVLQSFEVTNLRELDRMTRLPIAQLLGSGAPYDQVAAGTGLTYADMRTRAGLRAVSKYADWLAPEKSQVLPRTAHGTVGEPSGLVADAHRAGLLVVVYTLRAENQFMPADYRSDGGPNEFGDLAAEITDLLDLGVDAVFSDHPDLAVAARDDWLD; the protein is encoded by the coding sequence GTGACCACTTCTCGGACCCCCGCCCCTGCCCTCCACCGACCCCGCCGCGCCCGCATCCTCGCCGGGCTCACCGCACTCGCGGCCCTCCTCGCCACCCCCGTCCTGGTCGGCACCACCCCGGCCCACGCCGACCCGAGCACCACCGGCCGGGCGCACGCCGGACACGGCGACCCGCTGGTCATCGCCCACCGCGGGGCCTCCGGCTACCGGCCCGAGCACACGCTCGCGGCGTACGAGCTCGCCATCGAGATGGGCGCCGACCACATCGAGCCCGACCTCGTCCCCACCAAGGACGGCGTGCTGGTCGCACGCCACGAGAACGAGATCGGAGGCACCACCGACGTCGCCGACCGCCCCGAGTTCGCCGACCGCCGCACCACCAAGACCATCGACGGCCGCTCGGTCACCGGCTGGTTCACCGAGGACTTCACCCTGGCCGAGCTCAAGACGCTGCGTGCGGTGGAGCGGCTGCCGGGAGTCCGTCCCGACAGCGCGGCGTACGACGGCCGCTTCCAGGTGCCCACCTTCGAGGAGGTCCTCGACCTCGTCCAGCGCGTCGAGGCCGAGACCGGCCGCGTCGTCGGCCTCGCGCCCGAGACCAAGCACCCGACCTACTTCGACCGCCTCGGGCTGTCGCCGGAGGAGCCACTGGTCGCGACGCTGCACGCGCACGGCCTGCGCACGAAGAAGGACCCGGTGGTGCTGCAGTCCTTCGAGGTCACCAACCTGCGCGAGCTGGACCGCATGACGCGGCTGCCGATCGCCCAGCTCCTGGGCAGCGGAGCGCCGTACGACCAGGTCGCCGCGGGGACCGGCCTCACCTACGCCGACATGCGCACCCGTGCCGGCCTCAGGGCCGTCTCGAAGTACGCCGACTGGCTCGCCCCGGAGAAGAGCCAGGTGCTGCCCCGCACGGCCCACGGCACGGTGGGCGAGCCGAGCGGACTGGTCGCCGACGCGCACCGCGCCGGGCTGCTCGTGGTCGTCTACACGCTGCGTGCGGAGAACCAGTTCATGCCCGCCGACTACCGCAGCGACGGCGGCCCGAACGAGTTCGGCGACCTCGCGGCCGAGATCACCGACCTGCTCGACCTCGGCGTGGACGCGGTGTTCTCCGACCACCCGGACCTCGCCGTCGCCGCACGCGACGACTGGCTGGACTGA